A single Paenibacillus sp. FSL R5-0517 DNA region contains:
- a CDS encoding glucose-1-phosphate adenylyltransferase, giving the protein MFNKDCIAMLLAGGEGKRLAPLTSSIAKPAVPFGGHYRIIDFPLSNCVNSGIDTVGVLTQYQAESLHDHIGGGEPWGHGNSNEAGISLLPSYHTGNDEYLGTADAIYKNIDYIDQQNPENVLILSGDHIYHMNYRDMLEAHQANNAAATISVMEVPWDEAHRFGIMAADADLRVTEFAEKPAEPKSNLASMGIYMFKWEYLKRHLLEDAANPESSHDFGKDVIPQMLNENNPLFVYNFNGYWKDVGTVKSLWDAHMDLLYNDENWSLQKENWPMFTRGWRSKPSAYKARNAKIEQLASMIHDSCAIEGRAERSVIFCGAEVGKGSEVKDSVVMPNARIGRGVHIERAIIGEGAIIKDGAIVKGTADEIVVVGPNEVVSAKPAVRTQPVRMLKEVYEKSGRLRAGELSS; this is encoded by the coding sequence ATGTTTAATAAAGATTGCATCGCTATGCTGTTGGCGGGAGGAGAAGGGAAGCGATTAGCCCCTTTAACCTCGAGTATCGCAAAACCCGCTGTACCGTTTGGCGGGCACTACCGGATCATCGATTTTCCTCTCAGTAACTGCGTAAACTCAGGGATCGATACTGTAGGAGTATTGACGCAGTACCAAGCGGAATCGTTACATGATCATATTGGTGGAGGAGAACCATGGGGACATGGCAACTCAAATGAGGCAGGAATTTCCTTACTTCCATCTTATCATACAGGAAATGACGAATACTTGGGAACGGCGGATGCTATTTATAAAAATATTGACTATATTGATCAACAAAACCCCGAAAATGTTCTAATTTTGTCGGGTGACCATATTTATCATATGAATTATCGTGATATGTTGGAGGCTCATCAGGCCAATAATGCCGCAGCAACGATTTCAGTTATGGAAGTTCCTTGGGACGAAGCACATCGTTTTGGCATTATGGCTGCCGATGCTGATCTGCGTGTAACAGAATTTGCCGAGAAGCCGGCTGAACCAAAAAGTAATCTGGCTTCAATGGGCATTTACATGTTCAAATGGGAGTACTTGAAGCGCCATCTATTGGAAGATGCTGCTAACCCTGAGTCCAGCCATGACTTCGGTAAAGATGTTATTCCACAGATGTTGAACGAAAACAATCCCCTTTTTGTCTATAACTTTAATGGGTATTGGAAAGATGTCGGTACAGTTAAGAGTCTGTGGGATGCCCATATGGACCTGCTCTACAACGATGAGAACTGGAGTCTGCAAAAAGAAAACTGGCCGATGTTTACTCGCGGCTGGCGTTCCAAGCCAAGTGCTTACAAAGCCAGAAATGCGAAGATCGAACAGTTAGCTTCCATGATTCATGACTCTTGTGCCATCGAAGGTCGTGCAGAACGTTCCGTTATCTTCTGCGGCGCTGAAGTAGGTAAAGGCTCTGAGGTTAAAGACAGTGTCGTTATGCCTAACGCACGTATAGGCCGTGGGGTTCACATCGAACGCGCCATCATCGGTGAAGGTGCAATTATCAAAGACGGTGCAATTGTGAAGGGTACAGCGGATGAAATTGTTGTCGTTGGACCTAACGAGGTCGTCTCTGCCAAACCGGCTGTCCGTACGCAACCCGTTCGTATGTTGAAAGAAGTATATGAAAAAAGTGGGCGCTTGCGCGCTGGTGAACTTTCTTCATAA
- a CDS encoding HAMP domain-containing sensor histidine kinase, giving the protein MIKKGITRQIVLHYFFVVFLALLLVEFVFMLAVQRYYYESIYNTISTHISNSKDFFEPIARENNTEDGNNLSRLIVNLALSNTELEILDLNGRVLASSTAFESDRAVLQTSDIMQALNGDMGRWIGRQPGTGESVMAVSHKFDLGGENTYVIRYLTSLENVNSKLLNMGMLAIAVGIGVLAIVLIISIGMANSIVRPINNITAVSAQMARGRLDVRVKGNYKHELGELASTLNFMAHEIVRSNQIKDDFISSISHELRTPLTSIKGWSETLDSGGYDPEETRIGMGIISKETERLIGLVEEMLDFSKLQQNQMKLVKGTVNIREIVQETMLNVWAKAEQKQVHLKLETDETRAYNVHGDGNRLKQVFLNIVDNAIKFSHENSWIFLSVKEENGQIIAAVQDTGIGISEEHLIKVRDRFFQVNHQNGGTGLGLAITQELVELHEGTITMQSELGSGTIVTVTLPAVADETGTEESVTQSGDHALPEERAASDVKLDQEKS; this is encoded by the coding sequence ATGATTAAAAAAGGCATTACACGGCAGATCGTACTACATTATTTCTTTGTAGTTTTTCTTGCTCTGCTGTTGGTCGAATTCGTATTTATGTTAGCAGTGCAAAGGTATTATTATGAAAGTATCTACAATACGATTAGTACCCACATTTCCAATTCAAAGGACTTTTTCGAGCCGATCGCTCGTGAGAATAACACGGAAGATGGCAATAATCTGTCCAGATTAATTGTAAATTTGGCACTGTCCAATACTGAATTGGAAATTTTGGATCTGAACGGGCGTGTATTGGCAAGTTCAACTGCTTTTGAATCCGACCGTGCGGTGCTGCAAACAAGTGATATTATGCAGGCTTTGAACGGGGATATGGGGCGCTGGATTGGAAGACAACCAGGTACTGGAGAATCTGTCATGGCCGTTTCACATAAGTTTGATCTTGGCGGCGAAAATACGTATGTTATTCGGTACCTTACATCGCTTGAAAATGTGAACTCCAAACTACTGAATATGGGAATGCTTGCAATTGCGGTCGGTATTGGCGTGCTTGCTATCGTTTTGATCATTAGTATTGGGATGGCGAATTCCATTGTACGTCCAATCAACAACATCACCGCAGTCTCTGCCCAAATGGCCAGAGGACGGCTGGATGTCAGGGTAAAGGGGAATTACAAGCACGAACTGGGCGAATTGGCATCAACACTTAATTTCATGGCACATGAGATTGTGCGCAGCAATCAGATCAAGGATGATTTTATCTCGTCGATCTCCCATGAATTAAGAACACCGCTGACCAGTATCAAGGGCTGGAGCGAGACACTGGACTCAGGCGGTTATGATCCGGAAGAAACCCGTATCGGCATGGGTATCATTTCCAAAGAAACCGAACGATTGATTGGACTGGTCGAAGAGATGCTGGATTTCTCCAAATTGCAGCAGAATCAGATGAAGCTGGTTAAAGGAACGGTCAACATACGTGAAATTGTGCAGGAAACGATGTTGAATGTCTGGGCCAAAGCGGAACAAAAACAGGTTCATCTGAAGCTGGAAACAGACGAGACTCGAGCTTATAATGTCCATGGAGACGGGAATCGACTGAAACAAGTCTTTTTAAACATTGTAGATAATGCGATCAAATTTTCACATGAGAATTCCTGGATTTTCTTGTCTGTTAAAGAAGAGAATGGTCAGATTATTGCAGCGGTTCAAGACACCGGTATCGGAATTAGTGAAGAACACCTGATTAAAGTACGGGATCGCTTCTTCCAGGTCAATCATCAAAATGGGGGAACGGGACTGGGACTTGCGATTACGCAAGAACTGGTTGAACTGCATGAGGGAACAATTACGATGCAGAGTGAACTTGGATCGGGTACAATCGTTACGGTGACGTTACCGGCTGTGGCTGATGAGACGGGTACAGAAGAATCTGTAACGCAGTCTGGTGATCATGCATTGCCTGAAGAACGAGCAGCAAGTGATGTAAAATTGGATCAGGAAAAGTCTTAA
- a CDS encoding HAD family hydrolase: protein MKLMKQHILFDLDDTLVYCNKYFNLILGEFFENMQEWFDGHSLTTQEIREKQLEIDVTGVDKLGFASHHFPQSLIDTYRYFSGKFARSTSPREESYLSKLGMSVYEQEVEPYPHMVETLENLKGAGHSLYLYTGGETVIQQRKIDQMKLSAYFDDRIYIRQHKNIEALEGILSNGPFDRRATWMIGNSLRTDIMPAVKAGIHSIYIKQPNEWQYNIVELQPNPETSMYTITALEEVPKVIHENIQQQQQKRTLG, encoded by the coding sequence ATGAAATTAATGAAACAACATATTTTGTTTGACCTTGATGATACACTCGTATACTGCAATAAATATTTCAACCTGATTTTGGGAGAATTCTTTGAGAATATGCAGGAGTGGTTTGATGGACATTCTTTGACAACGCAAGAGATCCGTGAGAAACAGCTGGAGATCGATGTAACCGGAGTGGACAAGCTTGGCTTTGCAAGTCACCATTTCCCGCAATCCCTGATTGATACCTATCGTTACTTTTCTGGGAAGTTTGCCAGATCAACTTCTCCCAGAGAAGAATCTTATCTGAGCAAGTTGGGTATGAGCGTGTACGAACAGGAAGTTGAACCCTATCCTCATATGGTTGAAACGCTTGAGAACCTCAAAGGCGCAGGACATTCCCTCTACTTATATACCGGCGGCGAAACTGTGATCCAGCAGCGTAAGATTGATCAGATGAAACTCTCGGCGTATTTTGATGATCGGATCTATATCCGACAACACAAAAACATAGAGGCACTGGAAGGCATTCTGTCTAACGGTCCGTTTGATCGTCGTGCGACATGGATGATTGGCAACTCACTGCGGACAGACATTATGCCCGCGGTAAAAGCCGGAATACACAGCATATATATCAAACAACCAAATGAATGGCAATACAACATCGTAGAACTTCAACCCAATCCGGAAACATCGATGTATACCATCACTGCACTGGAAGAGGTACCCAAAGTCATACACGAAAATATACAACAGCAGCAACAAAAAAGGACCCTTGGATAA
- a CDS encoding ATP-binding cassette domain-containing protein: MIRVENLSKSVGVDRVPVLRDIRFDMQQGEMIAVVGSSGSGKSMLLKCLAMMEKWDSGRFTVDGAEILKEGWSGKRKIKREWAYLEQNPELFPRRTALKNVLIGRSGQTPVWRMVTGMVRSDDYMGAMDYLEGLGLLDKAHQIAEKLSGGEKQRVAIARALAHGAKVVLADEPVIGLDPHTADSVLETLRKLCKEERATVIAVLPIELAEKHATRIWGLAEGKIAFDIRGRRLTQQEKNQI; encoded by the coding sequence ATGATCAGAGTAGAGAACTTGAGTAAATCCGTTGGCGTGGACCGCGTTCCCGTTCTGCGGGATATTCGATTTGATATGCAACAAGGTGAGATGATTGCTGTCGTTGGTTCAAGCGGCAGCGGTAAGAGCATGTTGCTTAAATGTTTGGCCATGATGGAAAAATGGGATTCTGGCCGATTCACGGTGGATGGTGCCGAGATCTTGAAAGAAGGCTGGTCTGGAAAACGGAAAATCAAACGGGAATGGGCATACTTGGAGCAAAATCCTGAGTTATTCCCCAGACGTACAGCTCTTAAAAATGTATTAATCGGGCGATCGGGTCAGACTCCAGTATGGAGAATGGTAACCGGTATGGTACGTTCCGATGATTATATGGGTGCTATGGATTATCTCGAAGGATTGGGATTACTCGATAAGGCACATCAAATCGCAGAAAAGCTTAGTGGTGGCGAGAAGCAGCGTGTTGCCATTGCAAGAGCACTTGCTCATGGTGCCAAAGTGGTTCTGGCCGACGAACCTGTGATTGGTCTTGACCCTCACACGGCAGATTCGGTGCTGGAAACATTGCGCAAATTATGTAAAGAAGAACGTGCTACAGTCATTGCAGTACTGCCTATTGAGCTTGCTGAGAAACATGCCACGCGGATCTGGGGATTGGCAGAAGGCAAGATTGCTTTTGATATTCGTGGACGGAGACTGACGCAGCAAGAAAAAAACCAGATTTAA
- a CDS encoding helix-turn-helix domain-containing protein, translated as MAYHVKIDVSPIYEMLNSFLVYVTKKWIQHLDIGPEWILEVEGKLSSNVRAALAPAATWPFDDFDVLFAWAAYQNDTSENRDFLDMLAGMTAEDLYARVSPLLPALTIEESTRIRNSYVPLLRLWDEHYCQNMSEDQRVWLEEDAEEKRILLDKMGSELLIEYATAGVLVEPMPGLNEVILFPTVHNRPINMYCFYEGMMIMQYPVDAPEENEDQPPTCLLRFTHALADPERLRLLRYVSDEPKSLAEMCEELGKDEDTVKDQVMALRIAGLLRTHLLGSNRKEKYSIRPDGVSELNMFLESYIRI; from the coding sequence ATGGCTTATCATGTGAAAATTGATGTTTCACCGATATATGAAATGCTTAACAGCTTTCTGGTTTATGTCACGAAAAAATGGATTCAGCATCTGGATATTGGTCCTGAATGGATTCTGGAAGTGGAAGGCAAACTAAGTTCCAATGTACGAGCTGCGCTCGCACCTGCTGCCACTTGGCCTTTTGATGATTTTGATGTTTTGTTTGCATGGGCAGCATATCAAAATGACACATCAGAGAATCGTGATTTCCTGGACATGCTTGCCGGAATGACAGCGGAAGACTTATATGCACGTGTGTCTCCTCTTCTGCCCGCACTTACAATAGAAGAATCTACACGCATTCGGAACAGTTATGTCCCATTATTGCGACTATGGGATGAACACTACTGCCAGAATATGAGCGAAGATCAGCGTGTATGGCTGGAAGAAGATGCCGAGGAAAAACGCATTTTGCTTGATAAAATGGGCTCTGAACTGCTTATTGAATATGCTACAGCGGGCGTTCTTGTTGAACCGATGCCTGGATTGAACGAAGTTATCCTGTTTCCAACGGTGCACAATCGCCCTATTAATATGTACTGCTTCTATGAGGGAATGATGATTATGCAGTATCCGGTAGATGCACCTGAAGAAAATGAAGATCAGCCGCCAACATGCCTTTTACGATTCACCCATGCACTGGCTGATCCCGAAAGACTTCGCCTGCTTCGTTACGTATCGGATGAACCCAAGTCTCTTGCTGAGATGTGTGAAGAATTGGGCAAAGACGAAGATACGGTCAAAGATCAGGTGATGGCGCTGCGCATCGCAGGTCTGCTGCGAACTCATCTGCTCGGAAGCAACCGTAAAGAGAAATACAGTATTCGCCCAGATGGCGTATCTGAATTGAATATGTTTCTGGAATCTTACATTCGCATATAA
- the glgA gene encoding glycogen synthase GlgA: MNILFAAAEVHPFIKTGGLADVIGALPFALKKNGADVRVIMPKYKGIPDEYKEALQPVITTDVPLGWRRPYCGIEMLVYDGIPVYFVDNEYYFGRDGVYGYMDDGERFAFFNRAVLEVLPQIEFKPDVLHSHDWHAGMIPLVLEAHYRHDSFYSDIRTVFTIHNLLYQGVFPHELFSEILELDDRYFTVDGAEYYGNVNFLKAGIVYADHVTTVSPTYAQEVQTSYYGYGLDGLLSSLGDRFSGIVNGIDTKSYNPATDTKIPVKYRTSLAKKTENKIELQKELGLPVRPDVPLMVMVTRLVDSKGLDLVCRILDELLYYDDIQFAVLGTGEPTYEHWFREAANRYPLKMSAQITFNDGLSRRFYAGSDIFLMPSRFEPCGISQLLALRYGSVPLVRETGGLNDTVQAYNEYTGEGNGFSFTSFNAHDMMNTIRRAEEIYKQPEHWKKIVKNAMSGEYSWNVSAEEYMDIYRRITHEPVN; encoded by the coding sequence ATGAATATTCTATTTGCTGCTGCTGAAGTACATCCATTTATCAAAACAGGTGGCCTTGCTGACGTAATCGGTGCTCTCCCTTTCGCATTAAAGAAGAACGGGGCAGACGTGCGGGTGATTATGCCTAAATACAAAGGGATTCCTGATGAATATAAAGAGGCATTGCAACCAGTCATCACAACTGATGTGCCTCTTGGTTGGCGCAGACCTTATTGTGGAATAGAAATGCTGGTTTATGATGGAATTCCAGTTTATTTTGTGGATAATGAGTATTATTTTGGTCGTGATGGAGTGTACGGGTATATGGATGACGGCGAGCGTTTCGCCTTCTTCAACCGTGCAGTTCTCGAAGTGTTGCCACAGATTGAGTTCAAACCTGACGTGCTGCACAGTCATGACTGGCATGCAGGAATGATTCCTTTGGTACTTGAAGCCCATTACAGACATGATTCATTCTACAGTGATATTCGTACGGTATTCACCATACATAACTTGTTGTACCAAGGGGTATTCCCGCATGAGTTATTCAGTGAAATCCTTGAGTTGGACGATCGATATTTCACCGTAGATGGAGCCGAATATTATGGTAATGTCAATTTCCTGAAAGCAGGAATTGTGTATGCTGACCATGTGACAACTGTGAGCCCAACATATGCTCAGGAGGTGCAAACCTCTTATTATGGATACGGATTGGACGGACTGCTAAGTTCACTTGGAGATCGTTTCAGCGGGATTGTGAACGGGATTGATACCAAGAGCTACAACCCGGCAACGGACACCAAAATTCCAGTGAAATACAGAACGAGTCTGGCCAAGAAAACGGAGAACAAAATTGAGCTGCAAAAGGAACTTGGGCTTCCAGTTCGTCCCGATGTACCTCTCATGGTGATGGTGACAAGGCTCGTGGACTCAAAGGGGCTTGATCTGGTCTGCCGTATCCTGGATGAATTGTTGTACTATGATGACATTCAATTCGCTGTACTGGGAACAGGAGAGCCAACGTATGAACACTGGTTCCGTGAAGCCGCTAATCGTTATCCGCTCAAAATGTCTGCCCAGATCACGTTTAACGATGGGTTATCCCGCCGCTTCTATGCAGGGAGTGATATCTTCCTGATGCCATCGAGGTTCGAACCATGTGGTATTAGTCAGTTACTGGCTCTGCGGTATGGGAGTGTGCCTCTGGTAAGGGAAACGGGGGGGCTGAATGATACTGTGCAGGCATACAATGAGTATACTGGAGAAGGGAATGGATTCTCATTCACTAGCTTTAATGCACATGACATGATGAATACCATTCGACGTGCCGAGGAAATCTACAAACAGCCAGAACATTGGAAGAAGATTGTGAAAAATGCAATGAGCGGGGAATACAGCTGGAACGTCTCAGCTGAAGAATATATGGACATATATCGCCGGATCACACATGAGCCTGTAAACTGA
- the glgB gene encoding 1,4-alpha-glucan branching protein GlgB, whose protein sequence is MAIQPLAHPDILPEHIYLFHEGNLHHSYRMLGAQPETCDGLQGYRFTVWAPNAAEVGLALDRNEWKGEKEPLYKIPESGFWSRFFPEISEGTLYKFRILTEDGTELLKADPYAFQAEVRPQTASVTSSIEGYKWNDGAWRRKQRTMYNKPLHIYEMHMGTWRRKEDGSLYNYREMADLLVPYLLEMKYTHVEMMPLSEHPYDLSWGYQNTGFYAPTSRYGHPKDLMYLVDTLHQAGIGVLLDWVPAHFAKDAHGLRMFDGTPLYEYADPMLAEKPGWGTLSFDYSKPEIRSFLISNALYWMEMYHFDGLRVDAVTSMLRLDFEKQPGQYRTNDEGGLENKEAVAFLQQLNETVFKYFPYALMMAEESSAWPMVTLPVHEGGLGFNYKWNMGWMNDTLDYMESDFHERPSKHHLLTFPVVYSFAENYVLPLSHDEVVHGKKSLLDKMPGTYEQKFAGMRAFLGYFMTFPGKKLLFMGGEFGQFIEWKDEDQLDWFLLDYDSHRNLHQFERELSNLYLSEKALWELDHSLDGYEWITPDDQDQSVISYVRKGKKPADTLLVLINFQPVKRERYRIGVMRPGMYTEVLNSDHSVYGGSGITNDMQLPTEKIPFHGHPHSLELVLPPLSIVILKKNTRRKTDESPASITSVSSTTKNKKENNTLKPKRRTKA, encoded by the coding sequence TTGGCCATTCAACCGTTAGCACATCCGGATATATTGCCGGAGCATATTTATTTATTTCATGAAGGAAACCTTCATCACAGTTATCGAATGTTGGGCGCACAGCCTGAGACTTGCGATGGCCTTCAGGGGTATCGCTTTACCGTATGGGCGCCAAATGCCGCAGAAGTAGGACTGGCTCTGGACCGCAATGAATGGAAAGGCGAAAAGGAACCTTTATATAAGATACCCGAATCAGGATTTTGGAGTCGTTTTTTTCCGGAAATCAGTGAAGGAACTTTATACAAGTTCCGAATATTAACGGAAGATGGCACAGAATTGCTCAAAGCGGACCCATACGCGTTTCAAGCAGAGGTTCGACCTCAGACAGCTTCTGTCACCAGTTCAATCGAAGGGTATAAATGGAATGATGGAGCCTGGAGACGCAAACAACGTACCATGTATAACAAACCTCTACATATTTACGAAATGCATATGGGAACCTGGAGGCGAAAAGAAGACGGAAGCCTCTATAATTATCGCGAGATGGCTGATTTACTTGTTCCTTACTTATTAGAAATGAAATATACACATGTTGAAATGATGCCCCTCAGTGAACATCCATACGACCTTTCGTGGGGATACCAAAACACAGGATTTTACGCGCCAACCAGTCGTTATGGGCATCCGAAAGATCTGATGTACCTGGTGGATACATTACATCAGGCTGGGATTGGCGTATTGCTGGATTGGGTTCCTGCACATTTTGCCAAAGACGCTCATGGGCTGCGTATGTTTGATGGTACGCCTTTGTATGAGTATGCAGATCCGATGTTAGCGGAGAAGCCGGGTTGGGGTACACTCAGCTTTGACTACTCGAAACCTGAAATTCGTTCATTTCTGATCTCCAATGCATTATATTGGATGGAGATGTATCATTTTGACGGACTCCGTGTTGATGCAGTTACGAGTATGCTTCGGCTTGATTTTGAGAAGCAGCCAGGACAATATCGTACCAATGATGAAGGTGGTCTTGAAAACAAAGAGGCTGTAGCTTTCTTACAGCAGCTAAATGAGACGGTGTTTAAGTATTTCCCTTATGCATTGATGATGGCTGAAGAATCAAGTGCATGGCCAATGGTGACTTTACCAGTACATGAAGGTGGTCTGGGCTTTAACTACAAATGGAACATGGGCTGGATGAATGACACGCTTGATTACATGGAATCTGATTTTCATGAACGTCCTTCCAAACATCATTTGCTGACTTTCCCGGTCGTATACTCCTTTGCTGAAAATTATGTGCTTCCTCTGTCTCATGACGAGGTTGTTCATGGCAAAAAGTCGCTCCTCGACAAGATGCCAGGAACCTATGAGCAGAAATTTGCTGGCATGCGTGCTTTTCTGGGCTATTTTATGACTTTCCCAGGGAAAAAGCTGTTGTTTATGGGTGGAGAATTTGGCCAGTTCATCGAATGGAAAGATGAGGATCAACTGGACTGGTTCTTGCTGGATTATGACAGTCACCGCAATTTACATCAGTTTGAGCGTGAGCTGTCTAACCTGTACTTGAGCGAAAAAGCTTTGTGGGAGCTTGATCATTCCTTGGACGGTTATGAATGGATCACTCCGGATGATCAGGACCAGAGTGTCATTTCATATGTACGCAAAGGAAAAAAACCTGCGGATACACTCCTTGTGCTCATAAACTTTCAGCCGGTCAAGCGGGAGCGTTACCGGATTGGTGTCATGCGTCCCGGTATGTATACCGAAGTTCTGAACAGTGACCATTCCGTCTACGGCGGTTCAGGCATTACTAATGATATGCAACTGCCTACCGAAAAGATTCCTTTTCATGGGCATCCGCATAGTCTTGAATTAGTTTTGCCTCCGCTGAGCATTGTGATTCTAAAAAAGAACACGCGTCGGAAAACGGATGAATCGCCTGCGAGTATTACTTCCGTCAGTTCAACAACGAAAAATAAGAAAGAAAACAACACGCTAAAGCCGAAGAGGAGGACAAAGGCATGA
- a CDS encoding MFS transporter: protein MSSITRPKRSHSTANYLILITVIVVAGISQGLLLPVLSIFLEQKGVSPGLNGLNAAALYVGSFAMTLVAERLLGALGFKKLIVGGLLLVMVPLILFPYLPDIKIWFILRLVVGIGDSALHYAAQLWVLLVTAPEKRGRYISLYGMSYGLGFSIGPLGIKLLGFGDAVPFWVLFICIAAVLILVLMKLPDTKPEKAEHGQLPERRFRRSLAWAWYALLPALLYGYMEAGMNSNFPVYGLRIGFDTNQISSLLPFIGIGGLFLQLPLGMLSDRYGRKKILMFAGISGGIVFMLVPVAGTHFWWTLVLLTIAGGLVGSFFSLGLAYAADILPKVLLPAANVVASFHFTIGSIIGPNLGGQMINWISPGSMFTLLGIMYLLFGVAGILFRRKPEFESVLK from the coding sequence GTGTCATCGATTACTCGTCCCAAACGATCACACTCGACAGCCAATTATCTGATTCTGATTACGGTTATTGTGGTGGCGGGCATAAGTCAAGGGCTTTTGCTTCCTGTGCTTTCGATTTTTTTGGAGCAAAAAGGGGTTTCACCAGGTTTAAACGGATTAAACGCTGCCGCCTTGTACGTTGGTTCATTTGCCATGACGTTAGTTGCGGAGCGACTACTGGGTGCATTGGGGTTCAAAAAGCTGATTGTAGGCGGCCTGTTATTGGTCATGGTTCCTTTGATCCTGTTTCCTTATTTACCGGATATTAAAATATGGTTCATTTTACGTCTGGTCGTTGGAATAGGAGATAGCGCACTACATTATGCGGCCCAGCTCTGGGTGCTGCTTGTTACTGCACCTGAAAAGCGTGGACGTTACATATCGTTATATGGCATGTCCTACGGTCTCGGATTCAGTATTGGTCCTCTCGGAATAAAGCTGCTTGGCTTCGGTGATGCTGTCCCTTTCTGGGTCTTGTTCATCTGTATTGCAGCAGTACTTATCCTAGTATTAATGAAGCTTCCGGATACGAAACCGGAAAAAGCAGAGCATGGCCAACTGCCGGAACGTCGCTTCCGTCGCAGTCTGGCATGGGCCTGGTATGCACTTTTACCAGCACTCTTATACGGATATATGGAGGCCGGTATGAATAGCAACTTCCCCGTGTACGGCCTTCGGATTGGATTCGATACCAATCAGATTTCATCGTTGCTTCCATTTATCGGTATTGGAGGTTTGTTCCTTCAATTGCCCCTCGGAATGTTGAGTGACCGATATGGGCGTAAGAAGATATTGATGTTTGCGGGCATCAGTGGGGGGATTGTATTCATGCTGGTTCCTGTTGCAGGTACGCACTTCTGGTGGACACTTGTATTGTTAACGATCGCAGGTGGTCTGGTCGGTTCCTTTTTCTCATTGGGCTTGGCCTATGCCGCAGACATTTTGCCTAAAGTGTTGCTGCCCGCAGCCAACGTGGTGGCATCCTTTCATTTCACGATTGGAAGCATTATCGGACCGAATCTGGGTGGTCAGATGATCAACTGGATCTCACCCGGAAGTATGTTCACACTGCTTGGAATCATGTACCTTCTTTTTGGTGTGGCAGGTATATTATTTCGTCGTAAACCTGAGTTCGAATCTGTGTTAAAATAG
- a CDS encoding response regulator transcription factor, with product MSKVLILEDEESIRSFIVINLKRNGFEVLEAGDGHEALRILQTVPDIDLALLDVMVPGIDGFEVCRRIRETNERLGIIFLTAKVQEQDKVYALSVGADDHVSKPFSPTELIARIQSLLRRVNVHRETAAKVTFQSGPFSLDLISKQFKKQNEAIELTPTEFSLIQFFLEKENTPLSRDVLLDHVWGKEYMGDPKIVDVNIRRLRQKIENNPSEPEYLQTVWGHGYKWKGREQ from the coding sequence ATGAGTAAAGTACTTATTCTTGAGGATGAAGAATCCATCCGCAGTTTTATAGTGATTAATTTAAAGAGAAACGGATTCGAAGTGCTTGAAGCGGGTGACGGTCATGAAGCGCTTCGCATACTGCAAACAGTACCGGATATTGATCTGGCTCTGCTTGATGTCATGGTACCAGGTATTGATGGATTCGAGGTGTGTCGACGGATCCGTGAAACCAATGAACGTCTGGGCATCATCTTTTTGACCGCGAAAGTTCAGGAGCAGGATAAAGTGTACGCACTCTCCGTTGGTGCAGATGATCACGTAAGCAAGCCTTTCAGCCCAACAGAGTTGATTGCACGTATTCAGTCGTTATTACGCCGTGTGAACGTGCATCGGGAAACTGCGGCGAAGGTTACGTTCCAGTCCGGACCATTTTCGCTGGACCTCATTTCGAAGCAATTTAAGAAACAAAATGAAGCCATTGAGCTGACTCCAACGGAGTTTTCCCTGATTCAGTTTTTCCTGGAAAAAGAGAATACACCGCTCAGCCGCGATGTATTGTTAGATCATGTATGGGGAAAAGAGTACATGGGTGATCCCAAAATTGTGGATGTTAACATTCGTCGTTTGCGTCAAAAAATTGAGAACAATCCTTCCGAGCCCGAATACCTGCAGACTGTATGGGGTCACGGGTACAAATGGAAGGGCCGGGAGCAATGA